Within the Chlorocebus sabaeus isolate Y175 chromosome 19, mChlSab1.0.hap1, whole genome shotgun sequence genome, the region tttgtgaattttttagaAATGGACTCTTACTGTAGGTATTTTTTGTATCCTATTTCATGTAACACTGTGTTTATGatgttcatccatgttgatgCTAAAAGCAGTTCATTTGTATCactatgtagtattccattgtactgTTTAATTTGGCCACTCTagaatggatatttgggttatttttatttacttatttatctatttttgagatggagtcttgctctgttgcccaggctggagtgcagtggtgcgatctcagctcactgcaacctctgcctcccaggttcaagcaattctcctgtctcagcctcccgagtagctggggctacaggtgcacgctgccacacccggctaatgttttgtattttagtagagacggggattcaccgtgttgccccgactggtctcaaactcctgagctcaggcagtccacccacctcggcctcccaaagtgctgggattacagggatgagccactgcacccggcctgggttATTTTTGTACATGTTTACTGGTACATATGTACAAAAGTTTCTCCTAAGTTACGTACttaggagtggaactgctgagTTTTAggttatgttatgtgtatttactGATTCACTAGataattgcaaatatattttctctagtGGTAAGAGTAGAATTTTTACCAAATTAAGAAAATGACCAGAGACATCCCAAGCAGGGAACTTCTCATGCAGAGACCCTAAGCACATAAACCAACGTATCCTGAAGGAAATAGTCTTGTGTGGCTGAGTCTTGGGAAGAGGCAGAGGCCCTGAAGCCCACAGAGCCTCTGGTGCCAGGCTGTGGAGCTTGGGCCTCACCTACAGGGCAGCGTGGAGCTACTATGGGGAGACACAAGAGAGATGCACATTTGGGAGGAAGGCTGTTCTGGGGCTTCCCTTAAAGTGCCTGCTCATGTTTACTCCACAGGTGATAGTCCCACTGCCCACTTGGAATGCTCGGACCCGGGAGCCTGTCACAGACAATGTAGAGAAATTTGCCATTGAGACAGAACTCATCTACAAGTACTCTCCCTTCCGCACTGAGGAGGAAGTGATGACGCAATTTATGAAGATTCCTGGGGACAGTGGTAAGTAGGCTTTGAGCCTGTAGCCCCTAGAATCTGGGAGCTCCAGAATCACAAGTGGTGTAGGGGTGGGCCGGGGGATCTGGCAGGACAAAGGATTTCTGTTTCTCAGGAACATTGGTGATCATCTTCAATCTCAAACTCATGGATAATGGAGAGCCAGAACTAGACATAATCTCAAATCCAAGAGATATCCAGATGGCAGAGACGTCCCCAGAGGGCACGTGAGTGtggctgggaagggagggaggcccTGGAACTGGCGTTTGTGCTCTCAGGAGGTAGCTTCAGGGAAAGAGGGGAGAGCACATTCATTGCCCAGTGTTCTGTGGTACGGTAGTATGTAGGGCCAGGTCAGTTGCCTGTGGGGTACCTGTGCTGAGGACGTGAGAGGGGCGGGATGTGTTCACACTAAGGGAGCACCGGTTCAGGGCAGCAAGAGAAGTCAGTACCTAACATGGAAAGGTGGAGAGCCTGCAGAGAGGATGTTGTGCCCTTGGTCAGCCCTGTTGTGGAGCAGGTGACAGCACTTCTTTGTTCTTGCCTTCTCCAGGAAGCCAGAGCGGCGCTCATTCCGTGCTTATGCCGCTGTGCTCTATATTGATCCCCGGATGAGGATCTTCATCCATGGGCACAAGGTGCAGACCAAGAGACTCTCGTGCTGCCTGTACAAGCCCAGGTAGGGGCCAGTGCACCCTGGCCTGCTGTTTCCCATGGGTTGAGGATGTGGCCGCGTTCCTCTGGGGCATTGTTGGAGGGATACTGTATGAGAGGCTCTGGCAGTGCTGACTACATTTGAGGCTTTAAGTTGCCTGTGATTGGTCATGGGGTCAGTTCTGGGTCCTAGGGGAGGGACAGGTCAGCTGTGGAGGTGGCTTGCTAAGCTCATTGAGAGTGTGTGCCTCTGTGACAGGGAGGGTGCCCTGCCTGGCACAGTGAGCTGTCTGAGTCTCTCGGCTTCAGGGCCAAGGGGCGTTTAGGCACTATATAGGAAAGCAGTGGGCTTGGCTTATTCCCGAGGTTTGTTTCTGCTGTGGGATGAATGACACCCCTGGTGAATGGTGAGGTTGCTTATCAAAGACAGCCAGAGGCTAAGGGCAAGTGGAATAACAAATTGCATCTTTTTGCTGAATTGAGCTTGAATTTGTCTCATCGCGAGGGGCCAGGACAGCACAGCTtaggaggaggcaggaagacaGGGTGCTTCCTGTGCTTGGGTGTGCCACCTGCCCCACTGTTGCGTGGGCTCTCAGCTTGCTTTTTCTACTGATCAGGATGTACAAGTACACGTCAAGCCGTTTCAAGACCCGTGCCGAGCAGGAGGTGAAGAAAGCAGAGCACGTAGCAAGGATTGGTAATGCCACTCTGGGTgcaggagtggggtgggggaggggtgcatCTGGGGTATGCTGCTTGTCGGCAAAGTGGGGTTCCAGGAAAAGGCTGAGTCCACAGCTCAGGGACAAGGCTGGTCTCCTGAAGCATAGTTCAGTTCCTTTTCAGCCCCTTTCCCTACAGGCCAACTCCCTCAGCATTTCTTCTTTCTAGACTCCACTTTCTCTTCTTCAGCCATTTATAGGGCCTAAAAGTGTCAACTATTTGGCTTATCCCACTCAGTCCTCTGACCCAAATACTTGTGAAATTGCTTTTCCTGACTTCAGGGCAAACATCTCAAGGGCTGTCTCGCTGTTCAGGGCTTCTCAGGGTTTCTCGACTGCTTGTTGGCGAATGATTGGCTGAAGACTTCTTTAGCTTCCAGCTCTTGCTGAGCATTTAACTGGTTGCCttaggtgttttttttaaaacctgttcTGGTTCATTTGTAAAGTTTCCTTGGGGCCTCTATGATAGGTTTGAATGCTAGATTTTCCTTCTGCAACTAACTGCAGTCCAGGCACAGAGGCTGCCCTCATATTGCTCATCAGTCATAGCTCCCCCACCTCTTCTTTTCCTTGGTGGTATACACACTTCTTGTCCAGTACTGTGGATCCAGGAGGGATGACCAAGAGTTTTGAACCTTTGCATTCCTTTCCATGTTCTCTTCTGGGTTTCAGCTGAAGAGAAGGCGCGGGAGGCGGAGAGCAAAGCTCGGACATTAGAAGTACGCTTAGGGGGAGACCTCACGCGGGACTCCAGGGTAAGATCCTGGCCCAGGTGGCTGTTCTCCAGCGTTTCTGGCATTAGGAGCCCATGTCCCATGAGCCTGGTCAAGTAAAACACAGCTTTTGAGTTTGTCCCCAGTGAGGGCCATTTTCTGTACAAAGAAGTAAATTTCCACATCTTTGAGATAAATTGAGAAGTTTTAGATGTCATGTTTCAATATTCCCTGCTGTGGCCCAGGGTGCCTCCTCCTCTCACCTGATGCCAATGTGTGTGCAGGTGATGTTGCGACAGGTCCAGAACACAGCCATCACTCTGCGCAGAGAAGCTGATGTCAAGAAGAGGATCAAGGAGGCCAAGCAGCGGTGAGTGCCAGGCCTGGTCTTGGATCTTTTAAACTGACATAGCTTTTGGACTGATTATTGATAGGTTGCTATTCTGTCACCAAGACTGCTTTGTTTTAATGCCAAATGCTTGTTAAATGCCCCCTGCAGGAGGGAGGTCTTAATCTGAGCTCTCAGCCCTTTCTTGAGTCATAAAGACAGGGCAGGGCTGACAGCCTCGGATCGAGCACCAAACCATCCTTTGGCActgtcttacttttttttcccttttgatttcttttcatttaaaggatatataaaatgctcattgtataaaacttgaaaaatataaaatgtttaaggaataacattttaaaactcccTATACTTCTACCACCTGGTGATACTACCCTAGTTTTTATGTTACGTATGTATTTTGTCATATTCATTTTCTCCTCAGTGGTTACATATGTAGAATAATGCTGGAGATTGAGTGTTGTATACTTTTACATTTAGAACCATCCTTTGTCCTGGATCATTAAGTTATCTGCTTGTCCCACCTCCATGTCTGGATCCACTTTGGACTCTGTGGCTTGATTTACAGTTTTGCCTCTTCTTGGCCTCCTTGGCGCAGGCATGGGTTTCAGGTTTCTTCTCTCCAAGTCAGTCCACTCCTCGTCCATCTGCTTTTCAGCTCCAAGAGTTTGTTGACAGTAATCACATGATGGTGTCTTCTTGCACATGCTTATTGTTCTTGtgaatttttaccttttaaaataataataatttactgtCATACTAGTGGAATTTGGGGGAAGGTATGACGATAACCTCTTGTTTATTCCACCATATAATTGTCTTTGCACAGATTTGCAGCAGCTTCATAATAACCCATTCATATTTATACCCGTCCCTGTTGCCAAAAAGCCACATTCATGTTTTTAATTAGAGATGCTTCGAGTTGGTGCCCAGCACATGTCTGTATCAAGTCTAACAGGTTACACATTGAATGGAGATACAAAACTTTTGGCTTAACATGTCTCAAGTTTAAGCTTAAGCTTAACACATCTTAAACACTATGATGCTTGTGTGCTGATGTGTAGATCTGCTTGAATTTTTTTGTCTTAGAGCACTTAAAGAACctaaggaactgaattttgtttttggGGTCAACATTGAACACCGGGACCTGGACGGCATGTTCATCTACAACTGTAGCCGGCTGATCAAAATGTATGAGAAAGTGGGCCCACAGCTGGAAGGGGGCATGTGAGTACTACCCACGGAGAGCTGTCTAGCCCAGGATAGTTGGCAGGAGGGTGTTGCCAGTGGGGTGACAGAGcttgttctctttttccttgtaGGGCATGTGGTGGGGTTGTTGGGGTTGTTGACGTGCCCTACCTAGTCCTGGAGCCTACACACAACAAACAGGACTTTGCTGATGCCAAGGAGTACCGGCACCTGCTCCGAGCAATGGGGGAACACCTGGCGCAGTATTGGAAGGACATTGCCATTGGTAATGGGACTGGGCTGCTGGGCCTCTGCCTTTTCTCTTCACTTGAatgtagggagagagagaggctggcTCCTAACATGATGTGTTGGTGTTTGCTTTCCAGCCCAGCGGGGAATCATCAAGTTCTGGGATGAGTTTGGCTACCTCTCTGCCAACTGGAACCAGCCCCCATCCAGCGAGCTGCGTTACAAACGCCGGAGAGCTATGGAAATCCCCACCACCATCCAGTGCGGTGAGTTGTGTGGTTGGATCCCCCTGACTCATTTCCATCAGCCTGCAAGCCTCCTTTCTCCATCTTCCTGCCAGCCTCCTAACTTGACTGACATTCATGGACTTATAGTCCCACTAGGGATCCAAGTCTGTTTGGTGCTGGCCCTGTGAGCTCAGTCTTGAGGCTTTGCTGAGTTTCACCTGTCCCTCTTGCGTGAGAAAGAAGGTCATCTGTCCTCCCAGACCTCTCCAGCTGCAGCCAGGCCAGGCTTACTTGGTTTGGTACCACATGGCTTCTGGTGTGCGTGGATGACTGGGCCAGGATCCTGATAAAGGAGGGAGAGGGGCTGGAAGTTTTAAGATAAGTCCACCATGTTAAGTTTCTATCCTTCCTGGAATCAGTGTCCTTGAGAAGAATTAGCATTCTCTAAGGATAGGCAGAGTTGGCGCCTGAGTGAAGATCTTTGCCTGCGAAGTCTGGGGCATCATTGTGGTGGGCCTGTGAGAAGTCCGGATTACAGATAGAGTTGGTGGGGGTGGCtgatgtgtggggtttttttgttctttgcagATTTGTGTCTGAAATGGAGAACCCTCCCCTTCCAGCTGAGTTCTGTGGAAAAAGATTACCCTGACACCTGGGTTTGCTCCATGAACCCTGATCCTGAACAGGACCGGTGAGCATATTCTCTAACAAGGGGATTGTGGGTACTTTTCTCCCTTGCCCCTCACCGTTCTCTCTACTCTTAGGATAAATAACTCACTGTGATTCTTGAGGTCAGTGCGCATACCTTATATCCCTGTCTTGCTATACCTAATAAGTGCCCAAGAAATAAGAATTGATATATGTCCTGCAGTGCATATGATTAATTCTGTGCTTGGGAACTCTGAGGTAGTTGCTCTTGTGACAGACAGTGTAGACTGGCTGAAGAGAAAGGTCCTTGCCCAGCTTGGGGCTCTGTTTGCCATGACCTCCCTAGTACCTTTTCTCTACAGGTGTGAGGCTTCTGAACAAAAGCAGAAGGTTCCCCTGGGAACATTCAGAAAGGACATGAAGACgcaggaagagaagcagaaacaACTGACAGAGAAAATTCGCCAGCAGCAGGAGAAGCTGGAGGCCCTTCAGGTACGTGGGTCATGGTCAGTGGGCAGAGCCAGCCTGTGTCAGGGCTCTGCCTGGGACAGGAACCTTCAGTAGCTTTCCTGTTCCCTCAGGCTCAGTTTTACTCTCCGCTCACCTGTGTGTGTTTGCCAAAGCTTTCCAACCCCAACCTCCAGGTCCACGTGTACTATTTTCCAACAGTGTTATTTTAAGAATAACACCTTGCTTAAGAATAACACCTTCTTAAGAAAAATTGCTTATATATTTCAAAGTGGTCCAATTCATTTAGAATTTATAAaactccagaaaataaaaattctgcctTAGAGGTAACGATCATTAACCATACATCCTTCCAACTTGTCATGAACTCATGAACACATAatacacatgaatatatattttttaatagaaatagggAGATAATgccatatatatgttttatattaatacacacacgtacacgttTTTTAGTGCATAATTGTTTTGATGACTTTCTAGAAGTGAATTTAAAGGACTTAAAAGGTCCATTGTAAAATTCTGTGGCTTTTTGCAACTATTTCTAAAGTACCCTTCAGAGATGtgttaatttctattatttaccagcagtatatgagaatattatttttaaatgttgttgcAAATTTCCTAGGCAAAGAtgcatgttttataatttaatttctttaatatttctaaGATTGCATAATTTTTCATGTGTCCACTTTTTTTTATGTgtccacttttatttcttttagaattgcttatttgcttacatttttattttttctttgtttttttttctagatatgtCTGTGATATCAGCTCTTTATCATATTTAGTACAAAACCATTTCCCTTTTTGGCTTCTGTGTCTGTGCAGATATGCTCTCACTAGCCCATGATGTCTTATGCATGCCTCCCTGGCCAGGCTCTCAGTTGCTGGATTAATCACACAGTATCCTGTAATTTGCTGATAGTtgagtatttatgtattttgtgtcTCCTCTGTGAGAACAGGAGATTTGTAAGAGTAGGACTATGgctcaggttttctattttatttgtccCTGGTTCCAGACACTATCCAAAAAGTTTGCTCAAGTATACTAAAATATGCAAACAACTTCATCATGATGTTTGCCTTGCAGAAAACCACACCCATCCGCTCCCAAGCAGACCTGAAGAAATTGCCTTTGGAAGTGACCACCAGACCTTCCACTGAGGTGAAGTCCAGGGCCTGGGAAGGGCTTTTCCTCAGGTGTCTCATGCTAGGATCAGTGTTCTCACTCTCTGTGGGCCTTTTTTTAGGAACCTGTGCGTAGACCTCAGCGTCCTCGGTCGCCCCCTTTACCTGCTGTGATCAGGAACGCCCCCAGCAGACCCCCTTCTTTGCCAACTCCTAGACCAGCCAGCCAGCCCCGAAAGGCTCCTGTTATCAGCAGTACCCCAAAGCCCCTTGCTTTGGCAGCCCGGGAGGAGGCCAGCACATCCAGGCTGCTCCAGCCACCTGAGGCACCCCGAAAGCCTGCCAACACTCTTGTTAAGACTGCATCCCGACCTGCCCCTCTGGTGCAGCAACTGCCACCATCTTTACTGCCCAACTCCAAGAGCCCTCGGGAGGTTCCTTCTCCCAAAGTCATCAAGACTCCAGTGGTGAAGAAGACAGAGCCACCCATCAAACTCTCCCCGGTGAGATGCTTGTCCTCCTTGATCCCCCAACCCAGTGTCAGTAGTGTTGGAATGGAATTGTGCAGTGTCACAGCTGTACTGGGGGAGCCTTGGGAAGATGCTGAATCTAAAGCTTTGCTGCTGCCCCTGAGGAGGAGAAGCCTTGATAGCTGA harbors:
- the MORC2 gene encoding ATPase MORC2 isoform X1, which gives rise to MAFTNYSSLNRAQLTFEYLHTNSTTHEFLFGALAELVDNARDADATRIDIYAERREDLRGGFMLCFLDDGAGMDPSDAASVIQFGKSAKRTPESTQIGQYGNGLKSGSMRIGKDFILFTKKEDTMTCLFLSRTFHEEEGIDEVIVPLPTWNARTREPVTDNVEKFAIETELIYKYSPFRTEEEVMTQFMKIPGDSGTLVIIFNLKLMDNGEPELDIISNPRDIQMAETSPEGTKPERRSFRAYAAVLYIDPRMRIFIHGHKVQTKRLSCCLYKPRMYKYTSSRFKTRAEQEVKKAEHVARIAEEKAREAESKARTLEVRLGGDLTRDSRVMLRQVQNTAITLRREADVKKRIKEAKQRALKEPKELNFVFGVNIEHRDLDGMFIYNCSRLIKMYEKVGPQLEGGMACGGVVGVVDVPYLVLEPTHNKQDFADAKEYRHLLRAMGEHLAQYWKDIAIAQRGIIKFWDEFGYLSANWNQPPSSELRYKRRRAMEIPTTIQCDLCLKWRTLPFQLSSVEKDYPDTWVCSMNPDPEQDRCEASEQKQKVPLGTFRKDMKTQEEKQKQLTEKIRQQQEKLEALQKTTPIRSQADLKKLPLEVTTRPSTEEPVRRPQRPRSPPLPAVIRNAPSRPPSLPTPRPASQPRKAPVISSTPKPLALAAREEASTSRLLQPPEAPRKPANTLVKTASRPAPLVQQLPPSLLPNSKSPREVPSPKVIKTPVVKKTEPPIKLSPATPSRKRSVVVSDEEEVEEEAERRKERCKRGRFVVKEEKKDSNELSDSAGEEDSADLKRAQKDKGLHVEVRVNREWYTGRVTAVEVGKHVVRWKVKFDYVPTDTTPRDRWVEKGSEDVRLMKPPSPEHQSFDTQQEGGEEEAGPVAQQAIAVAEPSTSECLRIEPDTTALSTNHETIDLLVQILRNCLRYFLPPSFPISKKQLSAMNSDELISFPLKEYFKQYEVGLQNLCNSYQSRADSRAKASEESLRTSERKLRETEEKLQKLRTNIVALLQKVQEDIDINTDDELDAYIEDLITKGD
- the MORC2 gene encoding ATPase MORC2 isoform X2 → MAFTNYSSLNRAQLTFEYLHTNSTTHEFLFGALAELVDNARDADATRIDIYAERREDLRGGFMLCFLDDGAGMDPSDAASVIQFGKSAKRTPESTQIGQYGNGLKSGSMRIGKDFILFTKKEDTMTCLFLSRTFHEEEGIDEVIVPLPTWNARTREPVTDNVEKFAIETELIYKYSPFRTEEEVMTQFMKIPGDSGTLVIIFNLKLMDNGEPELDIISNPRDIQMAETSPEGTKPERRSFRAYAAVLYIDPRMRIFIHGHKVQTKRLSCCLYKPRMYKYTSSRFKTRAEQEVKKAEHVARIAEEKAREAESKARTLEVRLGGDLTRDSRVMLRQVQNTAITLRREADVKKRIKEAKQRALKEPKELNFVFGVNIEHRDLDGMFIYNCSRLIKMYEKVGPQLEGGMACGGVVGVVDVPYLVLEPTHNKQDFADAKEYRHLLRAMGEHLAQYWKDIAIAQRGIIKFWDEFGYLSANWNQPPSSELRYKRRRAMEIPTTIQCDLCLKWRTLPFQLSSVEKDYPDTWVCSMNPDPEQDRCEASEQKQKVPLGTFRKDMKTQEEKQKQLTEKIRQQQEKLEALQKTTPIRSQADLKKLPLEVTTRPSTEEPVRRPQRPRSPPLPAVIRNAPSRPPSLPTPRPASQPRKAPVISSTPKPLALAAREEASTSRLLQPPEAPRKPANTLVKTASRPAPLVQQLPPSLLPNSKSPREVPSPKVIKTPVVKKTEPPIKLSPATPSRKRSVVVSDEEEVEEEAERRKERCKRGRFVVKEEKKDSNELSDSAGEEDSADLKRAQKDKGLHVEVRVNREWYTGRVTAVEVGKHVVRWKVKFDYVPTDTTPRDRWVEKGSEDVRLMKPPSPEHQSFDTQQEGGEEEAGPVAQQAIAVAEPSTSECLRIEPDTTALSTNHETIDLLVQILRNCLRYFLPPSFPISKKQLSAMNSDELISFPLKEYFKQYEVGLQNLCNSYQSRADSRAKASEESLRTSERKLRETEEKLQKLRTNIVALLQKDIDINTDDELDAYIEDLITKGD